Proteins from one Microbacterium sp. Root553 genomic window:
- a CDS encoding EamA family transporter produces the protein MSALAFALVFAAAISHAAWNVIAHGVSKAGLPFLWWGAVGGTVVWIGVIPFTGGLGTDDLRAFLWGVGVSAVLHVIYMAVLQRGYREGNLSTVYATARGTGPFLSVIVAVLLLGERPSALALVGVAAIILGVVAIGLVDRGRASRSRRSLDPGLVFGLLTGVAIAVYTIWDANAVRTWNLSPVAFMVGTMLLEIPFYSIGVRGRWAAVRTLGRTQWRRIVAFSILSPLSYILVLTAIQLAPVALVAPLREVSVVLVSLFGVFALKESRPGWRIAASVVVLAGIVLLAL, from the coding sequence ATGTCCGCTCTCGCCTTCGCCCTCGTGTTCGCCGCGGCGATCTCCCACGCCGCATGGAACGTCATCGCCCACGGCGTGAGTAAGGCGGGCCTGCCCTTCCTCTGGTGGGGCGCCGTCGGGGGCACGGTCGTGTGGATCGGCGTCATCCCTTTCACCGGCGGGCTCGGCACCGATGACCTGCGGGCATTCCTGTGGGGCGTCGGGGTGTCCGCCGTGCTCCATGTGATCTACATGGCGGTCCTGCAGCGCGGGTACCGCGAGGGAAACCTGTCGACCGTCTACGCGACCGCCAGGGGCACAGGCCCGTTCCTGTCGGTGATCGTCGCCGTCCTGCTGCTGGGGGAGCGCCCGTCCGCCCTCGCGCTCGTCGGCGTCGCCGCGATCATCCTCGGAGTGGTCGCGATCGGTCTCGTCGACCGTGGACGCGCGTCCCGCTCGCGGCGATCCCTCGACCCCGGGCTCGTGTTCGGACTCCTCACGGGCGTCGCGATCGCGGTCTACACGATCTGGGATGCGAACGCGGTGCGCACCTGGAACCTGTCGCCCGTCGCGTTCATGGTCGGCACCATGCTGCTCGAGATCCCCTTCTATTCGATCGGCGTCCGCGGGCGATGGGCCGCCGTGCGCACACTCGGCCGCACGCAGTGGCGGCGCATCGTGGCATTCAGCATCCTGTCGCCGCTGTCGTACATCCTCGTGCTCACCGCCATCCAGCTCGCGCCGGTCGCGCTGGTCGCCCCGCTGCGTGAGGTCAGCGTCGTGCTGGTCTCTCTGTTCGGCGTCTTCGCGCTGAAGGAGAGCAGACCGGGGTGGCGGATCGCCGCATCCGTCGTCGTCCTCGCCGGGATCGTCCTGCTCGCGCTGTAG
- a CDS encoding branched-chain amino acid ABC transporter permease, with translation MLQGAIAGLAAGGLYAVLGVCLTLMSRLVRVVNFAQAATAMFGAFSAVWFVSELGVPIWLGSVLGVLVGGILSAAIGWIAATWLSEASTTTRSAMTVGPLLLLISLSFILFGNKPQPFTPIIAGPAFSFGGVVISQVTVATVVMAVVTAIAVRVVLRRTRVGTQLRALSERPTTAELLGIRSRPLSIAVWFVTGVISAIAIIIVAPSQSNDATSLAMLIVPAAAAALLGGFRRLDLAVIGGVVLGVLSGLVAQIDEVALVRNFLPFLFIVVLLLWTQRKEVWDAAR, from the coding sequence ATGCTGCAAGGCGCCATAGCCGGCCTCGCCGCCGGCGGTCTCTACGCCGTCCTCGGCGTGTGCCTGACCTTGATGTCCCGCCTCGTGCGCGTCGTCAACTTCGCGCAGGCCGCGACCGCGATGTTCGGCGCGTTCAGCGCGGTGTGGTTCGTCAGCGAACTCGGAGTGCCGATCTGGCTCGGCTCCGTGCTGGGCGTGCTCGTCGGCGGGATCCTCTCGGCAGCGATCGGATGGATCGCGGCGACGTGGCTGTCCGAGGCGTCCACGACCACCCGGTCCGCGATGACCGTCGGGCCGCTGCTCCTGCTGATCTCCCTGTCGTTCATCCTGTTCGGCAACAAGCCTCAGCCGTTCACGCCGATCATCGCGGGTCCCGCCTTCTCGTTCGGCGGCGTGGTGATCAGCCAGGTCACGGTAGCGACGGTCGTCATGGCCGTCGTCACCGCGATCGCCGTACGCGTCGTGCTGCGCCGCACGAGGGTCGGCACCCAGCTGCGCGCGCTCTCCGAGCGCCCGACCACGGCTGAGCTGCTCGGCATCCGCTCCCGTCCGCTCTCGATCGCCGTGTGGTTCGTCACGGGTGTGATCAGCGCGATCGCGATCATCATCGTGGCGCCGTCGCAGTCGAACGACGCGACGAGCCTCGCCATGCTCATCGTCCCCGCGGCGGCCGCCGCCCTTCTCGGAGGATTCCGTCGCCTCGATCTCGCCGTCATCGGCGGCGTGGTGCTCGGTGTGTTGAGCGGTCTGGTCGCGCAGATCGACGAAGTCGCCCTCGTGCGCAACTTCCTCCCGTTCCTGTTCATCGTCGTCCTCCTCCTGTGGACGCAGCGCAAGGAGGTGTGGGATGCCGCTCGCTGA
- a CDS encoding nuclear transport factor 2 family protein encodes MRNADIIAAHYAANDRGDLDGMLESFADDVRWTEAAGFPYAGTYIGPNAVTAHVFARIQDEWDDYTVAIDEVIDGGDVVVGIGTYSGTYRSTGRFFAARVAHVWRLAEGKVVAFEQFTDTELVNRALRD; translated from the coding sequence ATGCGCAACGCCGACATCATCGCCGCACACTATGCCGCCAACGACCGCGGAGACCTCGACGGCATGCTCGAGTCGTTCGCCGACGACGTGCGCTGGACCGAAGCCGCAGGCTTCCCGTACGCCGGTACCTACATCGGTCCGAATGCCGTGACGGCCCACGTCTTCGCGCGCATCCAGGACGAATGGGACGACTACACGGTCGCGATCGACGAGGTCATCGACGGCGGCGACGTGGTCGTCGGCATCGGGACCTACTCGGGCACGTACCGCTCGACCGGTCGATTCTTCGCCGCCCGCGTCGCACACGTGTGGCGGCTGGCCGAGGGCAAGGTGGTCGCCTTCGAGCAGTTCACCGACACGGAACTCGTGAACCGCGCACTGCGCGACTGA
- a CDS encoding ABC transporter substrate-binding protein translates to MNKRVSGSVALIAVAALTLAGCAGGDGSGGGEGAPIVVGSVNTISGPATFPEASQAAAAVFDAFNDAGGLDGRTIEYKTLDDKGDPATATASARELVGSDGAVALVGSASLIECEINAKYYEQEDILSMPGIGVDTGCFASDNISPANVGPFNDMTLTLQYGSEVLGLDDICILLEIAGSTRPTYQAAIDKWTEITGKEPKYVDDTVPYGASDYTPYIVKAREQGCKALAINPVEPDAIGQVKAANAQGWDDVTWLYLTSVYSENFAGAIDNAGAGIHVPAEFYPFTDDDEINADWRALMEENDIALTSFSQGGYLAAKYFIEVLEGMDGDITRESVTEALRGMDPIENPMVGTPYAFGTQNTAGWPIILESGTNAWEKVADDWLRIGE, encoded by the coding sequence ATGAACAAGCGAGTATCCGGCAGCGTGGCGCTCATCGCCGTGGCAGCCCTCACCCTGGCCGGCTGCGCCGGCGGAGACGGAAGCGGCGGCGGCGAGGGAGCCCCCATCGTCGTCGGCTCCGTGAACACGATCAGCGGCCCGGCCACCTTCCCCGAGGCCTCGCAGGCCGCAGCCGCGGTCTTCGACGCGTTCAACGACGCCGGCGGCCTGGACGGTCGGACCATCGAGTACAAGACGCTCGACGACAAGGGAGACCCGGCGACGGCCACGGCATCCGCCCGTGAACTGGTGGGGAGCGACGGAGCAGTGGCGCTCGTCGGCTCGGCCAGCCTGATCGAGTGCGAGATCAACGCCAAGTACTACGAGCAGGAGGACATCCTCTCGATGCCCGGCATCGGCGTCGACACCGGATGCTTCGCGAGCGACAACATCTCGCCTGCGAACGTCGGCCCCTTCAACGACATGACCCTCACGCTGCAGTACGGCTCGGAGGTGCTCGGGCTCGATGACATCTGCATCCTGCTCGAGATCGCGGGCTCCACGCGTCCGACGTACCAGGCCGCGATCGACAAGTGGACCGAGATCACCGGCAAGGAGCCGAAATACGTCGACGACACCGTGCCGTACGGCGCCTCGGACTACACCCCGTACATCGTGAAGGCGCGCGAGCAGGGCTGCAAGGCTCTCGCGATCAACCCGGTCGAGCCCGATGCGATCGGCCAGGTCAAGGCGGCGAACGCCCAGGGCTGGGACGACGTGACGTGGCTGTATCTGACCAGCGTCTACAGCGAGAACTTCGCCGGCGCGATCGACAACGCGGGTGCGGGCATCCACGTGCCCGCCGAGTTCTACCCGTTCACCGACGATGACGAGATCAACGCCGACTGGCGCGCGCTGATGGAGGAGAACGACATCGCGCTCACCTCCTTCAGCCAGGGCGGATACCTCGCGGCGAAGTACTTCATCGAGGTTCTCGAGGGCATGGACGGTGACATCACCCGCGAGAGCGTCACCGAGGCGCTGCGAGGCATGGATCCGATCGAGAACCCGATGGTCGGGACGCCGTACGCCTTCGGCACGCAGAACACCGCCGGCTGGCCCATCATCCTCGAATCCGGCACGAACGCCTGGGAGAAGGTCGCCGACGACTGGCTGCGCATCGGCGAGTAA
- a CDS encoding ABC transporter ATP-binding protein: MSELVLDSVAVSRGAGPVISDVSLTVRGGEVLALVGPNGAGKTSLIESVSGVTPHSAGTLMLDGEPLDKLSRVARARRGIVHIEQGRAVFPSLTVRENISLTARTPAELDAALEQFPELAKRIDSPTALLSGGEQQMVVLARAFAAKPKILLIDEMSLGLAPVVFMRLMPIVTSIAESGVGVLLVEQFTQLALGLAREAVVVAGGQVSFQGTAEALAADPQLLHRAYLGG; encoded by the coding sequence GTGAGCGAACTCGTATTGGACTCGGTAGCTGTCAGCCGTGGAGCGGGTCCCGTGATCTCCGACGTGTCGCTGACCGTCAGAGGTGGCGAGGTGCTGGCGCTCGTGGGCCCGAACGGTGCCGGGAAGACGAGCCTGATCGAATCGGTGTCGGGCGTGACGCCGCATTCTGCGGGGACACTCATGCTCGACGGCGAGCCGCTCGACAAGCTCTCGCGAGTGGCGAGGGCCCGCCGCGGCATCGTGCACATCGAACAGGGCCGTGCGGTGTTCCCCTCGCTGACCGTGCGCGAGAACATCTCGCTCACCGCACGAACGCCCGCGGAGCTGGATGCTGCGCTCGAGCAGTTCCCCGAACTCGCGAAGCGCATCGACTCGCCGACGGCGCTCCTGTCGGGTGGCGAGCAGCAGATGGTGGTGCTCGCCCGCGCCTTCGCAGCGAAGCCGAAGATCCTCCTGATCGACGAGATGTCGCTCGGGCTCGCTCCGGTCGTCTTCATGCGGCTGATGCCGATCGTGACCTCGATCGCCGAATCGGGGGTCGGCGTCCTCCTCGTGGAGCAGTTCACGCAGCTCGCTCTCGGGCTCGCGCGGGAGGCCGTCGTCGTGGCCGGCGGGCAGGTCTCGTTCCAGGGCACGGCGGAGGCGTTGGCGGCCGACCCGCAGCTGCTGCACCGTGCGTATCTCGGCGGATGA
- a CDS encoding helix-turn-helix domain-containing protein: MNGVPAAPAESVSTLVARNISEFRAAVSESFVPLQVSTSGADHFRGVIRGASVDEVHVNEVRATSHVVERTPELIARSDRSYFKLSLMLAGTGMLIQDDREAVLQPGDLAVYDTDRPYSLVFDDDFRTMVVMFPKHLISLPADMVGQLTAVRISGQGGLGGMVVPYLTQLAGNLEQLAGTTGARLAHSALDLVTTVFTRELGLDEVSADPHRALVQRIRSYIDRNLASTDLGPASIASAHFISTRHLHGLFQEQGVTVSTWIRTRRLEQCRRDLLDPMLADRPVAAVAARWGFVDAAHFSRAFKTAFGISPSEYRAAH, from the coding sequence ATGAACGGTGTGCCCGCAGCCCCCGCCGAGTCGGTGTCCACGCTCGTCGCGCGCAACATCAGCGAATTCAGAGCGGCCGTCTCCGAGTCGTTCGTCCCGCTGCAGGTGTCGACGTCGGGTGCCGACCACTTCCGCGGCGTGATCCGCGGCGCCTCCGTCGACGAGGTGCACGTGAACGAGGTGCGTGCGACATCGCATGTCGTCGAGCGCACCCCCGAGCTCATCGCGCGCAGCGACCGGTCGTACTTCAAGCTCAGCCTGATGCTCGCCGGAACCGGGATGCTGATCCAGGACGACCGCGAAGCCGTGCTGCAGCCGGGCGATCTGGCCGTGTACGACACCGATCGCCCCTACTCCCTCGTGTTCGACGACGACTTCCGCACCATGGTCGTGATGTTCCCGAAGCACCTCATCAGCCTCCCGGCCGACATGGTCGGTCAACTCACGGCCGTGCGGATCTCGGGACAGGGTGGACTCGGCGGAATGGTCGTCCCCTACCTGACGCAGCTCGCCGGCAACCTCGAGCAGCTCGCCGGAACCACGGGAGCGCGCCTGGCACACAGCGCCCTCGATCTCGTCACGACGGTCTTCACGCGCGAGCTCGGACTCGATGAGGTGTCGGCCGATCCGCACCGCGCACTGGTGCAGCGCATCCGCTCGTACATCGACCGCAACCTCGCCTCCACCGACCTCGGCCCCGCCTCGATCGCCTCGGCGCACTTCATCTCGACCAGGCACCTGCACGGACTCTTCCAGGAGCAGGGCGTCACGGTCTCGACGTGGATCCGCACCCGGCGCCTCGAGCAGTGCCGACGCGACCTGCTCGACCCGATGCTCGCCGACCGTCCTGTCGCGGCCGTCGCCGCGCGGTGGGGGTTCGTGGATGCCGCGCACTTCAGCCGCGCGTTCAAGACGGCGTTCGGCATCTCCCCCAGCGAGTACCGCGCCGCGCACTGA
- a CDS encoding GNAT family N-acetyltransferase, translating into MAELRAVVMRPDLERLGRYDPVRVRQRFLDAYAPENTRVIVVDGDDVGLIAVRVEPDAVWIEHFYLDPAVQGRGLGSAVLAHLLADERPSVPFRLNVLQGSPARRLYEKHGFVLESEDDVDVFMKAESARA; encoded by the coding sequence ATGGCAGAGCTGAGGGCGGTCGTCATGCGCCCCGATCTGGAGCGGCTCGGCCGCTACGACCCCGTGCGTGTGCGGCAGCGGTTCCTCGATGCGTATGCGCCGGAGAACACGCGCGTGATCGTCGTCGACGGAGACGACGTCGGGCTCATCGCGGTGCGGGTCGAGCCCGACGCGGTCTGGATCGAGCACTTCTATCTCGACCCGGCGGTGCAGGGGCGGGGGCTGGGATCTGCCGTGCTCGCGCATCTTCTCGCCGATGAGAGGCCCTCGGTTCCGTTCCGCCTGAACGTGCTGCAGGGAAGCCCCGCTCGCCGTCTGTACGAGAAGCATGGATTCGTGCTCGAGAGCGAAGACGACGTCGATGTCTTCATGAAGGCGGAATCGGCGCGGGCCTGA
- a CDS encoding HNH endonuclease signature motif containing protein, protein MQDLAMLAEDLASMFDPDGEEPRDEVACRRRGVTIGRLADGVHAIRGFLTPDVAGQFQAILDAILNPKGDGPPMPGVHFVPSDGDGADTGFSDVDVDVDSGAGTGVGGVGADADVDADVDAEGEDPFNSDPRCVLDDRTSAQKRHDALAMVLTIAARHNDMPTLGGAAPVLVVNVDAADLAAHLGATGLPADDSHVAGAAFGNAAQGSSFSNAAQGAAFGNAAASGGGNGGWATITGSGAHVPVSVAAHVGCSGTIQRVMFDEGRIIAITTTDRVFTVHQRRAIIARDKECLIPGCHVPASWCEIHHVIEHAKGGPTHTDNGVPLCWWHHRSLGKSGWEIRMKDGVPQVRGPVWWDPDQRWRTPRLSAARRRAPARLARTG, encoded by the coding sequence GTGCAGGATCTGGCGATGCTCGCGGAGGATCTCGCGTCGATGTTCGACCCCGATGGGGAAGAACCCAGGGATGAGGTGGCGTGTCGTCGTCGGGGTGTCACGATCGGCCGGTTGGCCGACGGGGTGCATGCGATCCGCGGGTTTCTGACCCCGGACGTCGCCGGGCAGTTCCAGGCGATCCTGGACGCGATCCTCAACCCCAAAGGCGACGGACCACCGATGCCGGGCGTGCATTTCGTGCCGAGTGACGGTGATGGTGCGGACACCGGTTTCTCGGACGTCGATGTCGACGTCGATTCCGGCGCCGGCACTGGCGTGGGCGGTGTGGGTGCCGATGCCGATGTCGATGCCGATGTCGATGCCGAGGGTGAGGATCCGTTCAACTCGGATCCGCGGTGTGTGCTCGATGATCGCACTTCGGCGCAGAAGCGTCACGATGCTCTCGCGATGGTTCTCACGATCGCGGCCCGCCACAACGACATGCCCACCCTCGGCGGTGCGGCACCGGTCCTCGTCGTGAACGTCGACGCGGCAGACCTCGCCGCCCACCTCGGCGCCACAGGTCTCCCCGCTGACGACAGCCACGTCGCCGGAGCCGCCTTCGGAAACGCTGCGCAGGGATCTTCCTTCAGCAACGCCGCGCAGGGGGCCGCCTTCGGAAATGCCGCGGCGTCGGGCGGCGGGAATGGTGGGTGGGCGACGATCACCGGTTCCGGTGCCCACGTGCCCGTGAGCGTCGCTGCCCATGTCGGGTGCTCGGGGACGATTCAGCGGGTGATGTTCGATGAGGGGCGGATCATCGCGATCACGACCACTGATCGGGTCTTCACGGTGCATCAACGGCGGGCGATCATCGCCCGCGACAAGGAATGTCTGATCCCGGGGTGCCATGTTCCGGCGTCATGGTGTGAGATCCATCACGTGATCGAGCACGCGAAGGGTGGTCCGACGCATACGGACAACGGTGTGCCGTTGTGCTGGTGGCATCACCGATCCCTCGGGAAGTCCGGGTGGGAGATCCGCATGAAAGACGGTGTCCCCCAGGTGCGGGGGCCTGTCTGGTGGGACCCCGACCAACGATGGCGCACCCCGAGACTCAGCGCGGCCAGACGGAGAGCCCCCGCGCGGCTCGCCCGCACGGGATGA
- a CDS encoding MurR/RpiR family transcriptional regulator: protein MSIQTTIATAAENLPPSLARIARTITDDPTIVVDSTITEIAATCSTSVASVVRFCRAIGVNGYAALRMALATELGRESAHFPASTGFGAEISAADSLREATAKVAALELLAIEETIAGVDYDVLAAAVDAVDNADRILLFGIGASGLVAADLGHKLLRIGHAAIVLTDAHEASAAAALGAKKTVAIGFSHSGTTRETLLFLQTARSAASTTIGVTGASDSPLAAEADHALLSHAREPRLRAGAMVSRIAQLALVDCLFVGVAQKRHAHSVHALQRTADATRTLR, encoded by the coding sequence ATGAGCATCCAGACGACGATCGCGACAGCGGCCGAGAATCTCCCGCCGTCGCTCGCGCGCATCGCCCGCACCATCACCGACGATCCGACGATCGTCGTCGACAGCACCATCACGGAGATCGCCGCGACCTGCTCGACCTCGGTCGCCTCCGTCGTACGCTTCTGCCGCGCGATCGGCGTGAACGGATACGCGGCGCTGCGGATGGCTCTGGCCACCGAGCTCGGGCGAGAGTCCGCGCATTTCCCCGCGTCGACCGGGTTCGGCGCCGAGATCTCGGCCGCGGACTCCCTCCGGGAGGCGACGGCGAAGGTGGCGGCGCTCGAGCTGCTCGCGATCGAGGAGACGATCGCCGGCGTCGACTACGACGTGCTCGCCGCAGCCGTGGATGCGGTGGACAACGCCGATCGCATCCTGCTCTTCGGCATCGGTGCGAGCGGTCTCGTCGCGGCCGACCTCGGCCACAAACTCCTGCGCATCGGCCATGCGGCGATCGTGCTCACCGACGCGCACGAGGCGAGCGCCGCAGCCGCGCTCGGCGCCAAGAAGACCGTGGCGATCGGCTTCTCCCACTCGGGCACGACCCGCGAGACGCTGCTCTTCCTGCAGACCGCACGATCGGCGGCGAGCACCACGATCGGCGTCACCGGCGCATCCGACTCCCCCCTGGCCGCGGAGGCGGATCACGCTCTGCTCAGCCACGCGCGAGAACCCCGCCTGCGTGCCGGGGCCATGGTCAGCAGGATCGCGCAGCTGGCCCTGGTCGACTGCCTCTTCGTGGGGGTCGCGCAGAAGCGCCATGCCCACTCGGTGCACGCCCTGCAGCGCACGGCCGACGCCACCCGGACGCTGCGCTGA
- a CDS encoding branched-chain amino acid ABC transporter ATP-binding protein/permease, translating to MPLADRPWFRLSWPFAVAAVAIGVGAVLSTALPGYFVFLAISAVIASIAILGLGIVTGSAGMIALCQLTFAAVGAWIVSLLNVMQAPGGFVVWLVFGGIAAGLVGILVGLPALRLRGVNLAVVTLGFAAAADVTLVQIQFPGSADGTAIERPDLFSNDREFFFLSIVVLAVCALGVFFLQRGRWGSSWKAVAFSERGTAAAGQSVQTAKLTAFAVSAALGGIAGGLLAGQVQLPFASSFTPLQSLALYVLAIMSGAHLIDMAIFGGILWVLVPELLKRWGVPQDWAFVVFGVLGVQALTSGTNLGQGIRNLIWRRADRRTTTATLTALPPDADAEAAAITTTTTATVDERALDGAPVLTVEGLTVQFGALKALDDVSFQVPAASIMGLIGPNGAGKSTFVDAISGFLSKHGGRVLLGDRDLGGLSPTRRARLGLRRTFQQDRVPPALTVGAYVRFVARRRLAASDIDEVLEFFGCPPASSRLSSVDVGTRRLVEVAANVLARPRLLILDEPAAGLSHEEHLALAARLRELPARYGVALIIIEHDLDLVRSVCPTLTVLDFGRVLASGPQAEVLANPVVVKAYMGETELLK from the coding sequence ATGCCGCTCGCTGACCGTCCCTGGTTCCGTCTGTCCTGGCCCTTCGCCGTCGCGGCCGTCGCGATCGGAGTGGGTGCCGTCCTGAGCACGGCACTGCCGGGCTACTTCGTCTTCCTGGCGATCAGCGCTGTCATCGCATCGATCGCGATCCTCGGTCTCGGGATCGTCACGGGATCCGCGGGCATGATCGCCCTGTGCCAGCTCACGTTCGCGGCCGTCGGCGCCTGGATCGTGTCGCTGCTCAACGTCATGCAGGCCCCCGGAGGCTTCGTCGTCTGGCTCGTATTCGGCGGCATCGCGGCGGGTCTCGTCGGCATCCTCGTGGGGTTGCCCGCTCTTCGACTCCGCGGCGTCAACCTCGCGGTCGTGACGCTCGGCTTCGCGGCGGCCGCCGATGTGACCCTGGTGCAGATCCAATTCCCCGGCTCGGCGGACGGCACAGCGATCGAGCGTCCGGACCTCTTCTCGAACGATCGGGAGTTCTTCTTCCTGTCGATCGTCGTTCTCGCGGTCTGCGCGCTGGGCGTGTTCTTCCTCCAGCGGGGCCGGTGGGGTTCGAGCTGGAAGGCCGTCGCGTTCTCCGAGAGGGGCACGGCCGCAGCGGGACAGAGCGTGCAGACCGCCAAGCTCACCGCATTCGCCGTCTCGGCCGCCCTCGGCGGGATCGCCGGAGGACTGCTCGCCGGGCAGGTGCAGCTGCCGTTCGCGTCGAGCTTCACGCCGCTGCAGTCGCTCGCGCTGTACGTGCTCGCGATCATGTCGGGGGCGCATCTGATCGACATGGCGATCTTCGGCGGCATCCTCTGGGTTCTCGTCCCCGAGCTGCTCAAGCGCTGGGGCGTGCCGCAGGACTGGGCGTTCGTGGTCTTCGGAGTGCTCGGTGTGCAGGCTCTCACCAGCGGCACCAACCTCGGCCAGGGAATCCGCAACCTGATCTGGAGGCGCGCGGATCGCCGGACCACGACAGCGACGCTGACGGCACTCCCCCCGGATGCCGACGCCGAGGCCGCGGCGATCACCACCACGACGACCGCGACCGTCGATGAACGAGCTCTCGACGGCGCCCCGGTGCTCACGGTCGAGGGACTCACCGTGCAGTTCGGCGCACTGAAGGCTCTGGACGACGTGTCCTTCCAGGTTCCCGCGGCGTCGATCATGGGCCTCATCGGGCCGAACGGCGCCGGCAAGTCGACGTTCGTCGATGCGATCAGCGGCTTCCTTTCGAAGCACGGCGGGCGTGTGCTCCTGGGCGACCGTGACCTCGGCGGCCTGTCGCCCACGCGTCGTGCGCGGCTCGGCCTGCGGCGCACCTTCCAGCAGGACAGAGTGCCGCCCGCTCTCACGGTCGGTGCGTACGTGCGGTTCGTCGCTCGACGTCGACTCGCGGCCTCCGACATCGACGAGGTGCTGGAGTTCTTCGGATGCCCGCCCGCGAGTTCGCGTCTGTCGAGCGTGGATGTCGGCACCCGCCGGCTCGTCGAGGTGGCCGCGAACGTGCTCGCCCGACCGCGGTTGCTGATCCTCGACGAACCCGCGGCCGGACTGTCGCACGAGGAGCACCTGGCCCTCGCGGCTCGACTGCGCGAGCTTCCTGCCCGTTACGGCGTGGCGCTGATCATCATCGAGCATGATCTGGATCTGGTGCGCTCGGTCTGCCCGACGCTCACCGTGCTCGACTTCGGTCGGGTGCTGGCGTCGGGGCCGCAGGCCGAGGTGCTCGCGAACCCGGTCGTCGTGAAGGCCTATATGGGAGAGACGGAGCTGCTGAAGTGA
- a CDS encoding MoaF C-terminal domain-containing protein: protein MTAPVSTDPALDEWRTYDEFAAGIDTFRLPNASLSGTAMTLTLDDGSTLSLSFDAVAVTWSGLGSTGIDPYDAVTVRDDVVFVNIPLESREREAITVVYSTTTHRATVVRSRIAAAAVAGTPQVGQDFWAAATDRGAATGEVPGPSRDLIGTRNVYRYSPHHLYEHVYISSRRYAWQCLEGVQRGHGDMDLSTVWKFADGLYLFCFREFRIAVASVWLHDLGYQLMTTGIFLGLNGDGDAEHSRGGGHIYPLGSVTYPDAQPV from the coding sequence ATGACCGCCCCTGTCTCGACCGATCCCGCGCTCGACGAATGGCGCACCTACGACGAGTTCGCCGCGGGGATCGACACGTTCCGCCTGCCGAACGCCTCGCTCTCCGGCACCGCCATGACGCTGACGCTCGATGACGGTTCCACGCTGTCCCTCTCGTTCGACGCCGTGGCCGTCACCTGGTCGGGTCTCGGCTCGACCGGCATCGACCCGTACGACGCCGTCACGGTGCGCGATGACGTCGTCTTCGTCAACATCCCGCTCGAGAGTCGCGAACGCGAGGCGATCACCGTCGTCTATTCGACCACGACGCACCGTGCGACGGTCGTGCGATCGCGCATCGCCGCGGCGGCCGTCGCGGGCACTCCGCAGGTCGGACAGGACTTCTGGGCGGCGGCGACCGATCGCGGCGCGGCCACCGGTGAGGTGCCGGGCCCGAGCCGCGACCTCATCGGCACCCGCAATGTCTACCGCTACAGCCCTCACCATCTCTACGAGCACGTGTACATCTCGAGTCGGCGCTATGCGTGGCAGTGCCTCGAAGGCGTGCAGCGGGGCCACGGCGACATGGATCTGTCGACGGTCTGGAAGTTCGCCGACGGCCTCTACCTCTTCTGCTTCCGCGAGTTCCGCATCGCGGTCGCCAGCGTCTGGCTGCACGACCTCGGCTACCAGCTGATGACGACCGGCATCTTCCTCGGTCTGAACGGCGACGGTGACGCCGAGCACTCGCGGGGCGGCGGGCACATCTATCCGCTCGGCTCGGTCACCTACCCCGACGCGCAGCCGGTCTGA
- a CDS encoding HAD-IA family hydrolase: protein MTETISARAVLLDMDGTLVDSTAVVERLWLAWAAPHGIDPATVLSVVHGRQGHQSMAIMLPERDHEINIRENAVMLANESQDVDGVVAIEGADVLLAALHPYPHAIVTSADLTLMNARMGQAGLTVPSLTVTAENVSASKPDPEGFLLGATLLGVDPADCVVFEDSGAGIQAAHAAGMRVIGVGSHATSHEPTFHVDDLTQVAVVPTVAGFELTVR from the coding sequence ATGACCGAGACCATCAGCGCCCGCGCCGTCCTGCTCGACATGGACGGCACTCTCGTCGATTCGACGGCCGTCGTGGAACGCCTGTGGCTGGCGTGGGCTGCGCCGCACGGGATCGACCCGGCGACCGTGCTGAGCGTCGTGCACGGACGTCAGGGCCATCAGAGCATGGCGATCATGCTGCCGGAGCGGGATCACGAGATCAACATCCGGGAGAACGCCGTGATGCTCGCGAACGAGAGCCAGGACGTCGACGGGGTCGTCGCCATCGAGGGCGCGGATGTGCTCCTTGCGGCGCTGCACCCCTACCCTCATGCGATCGTGACCTCGGCAGATCTCACGCTGATGAATGCGCGCATGGGGCAGGCAGGTCTCACTGTCCCCTCGCTGACCGTGACCGCAGAGAACGTGTCGGCATCGAAGCCGGATCCCGAGGGCTTCCTGCTGGGCGCGACGCTGCTCGGTGTCGACCCGGCCGACTGCGTGGTGTTCGAGGATTCGGGTGCGGGCATTCAGGCCGCTCACGCCGCGGGCATGCGCGTGATCGGGGTCGGCTCGCACGCCACCTCGCATGAACCGACCTTCCATGTCGACGACCTCACCCAGGTGGCCGTCGTGCCGACGGTCGCCGGGTTCGAGCTCACCGTCCGGTGA